One Fontisphaera persica DNA window includes the following coding sequences:
- a CDS encoding 5'-3' exonuclease: MFPRHKRLLLVDGHAFAYRAFHAIRNLAAPDGSPTNAIFGFIKTLGKMQAQWQPEFLQVAWDGGMAAERLSELPEYKAQRPPMPDALARQLDGIQAWLEAAGLASFCQDGVEADDWIATASRQAVEQGAAVIIASPDKDFMQLVSPQVALLNPNDDAETLWTPERVVEKTGVQPGQVVDWLSLIGDSVDNIRGVEGVGPKTAAKLLQQFGTINAIFEHLNDLNSDTLRTALQAAEAVVRRNQRLIRLNDRLPGQVDLERLRPGRRDARRLRELYAQWGFRSLLKELGPAIGTQGELF, translated from the coding sequence ATGTTTCCCAGACACAAACGCCTGTTGCTGGTGGATGGCCATGCCTTCGCCTACCGCGCTTTTCATGCCATCCGCAACCTTGCAGCCCCCGATGGCTCGCCGACCAATGCCATTTTCGGTTTCATCAAGACCCTGGGCAAAATGCAGGCGCAATGGCAGCCCGAGTTTTTGCAGGTGGCCTGGGACGGCGGCATGGCAGCCGAGCGCCTCAGCGAGTTGCCGGAGTACAAAGCCCAGCGCCCGCCCATGCCGGATGCCCTGGCCCGGCAACTGGACGGCATCCAAGCCTGGCTGGAAGCGGCCGGACTGGCCAGTTTTTGCCAAGACGGGGTGGAAGCGGATGACTGGATTGCCACGGCCAGCCGGCAGGCCGTGGAGCAGGGGGCGGCGGTCATCATTGCCAGTCCGGACAAGGATTTCATGCAACTGGTGTCCCCGCAGGTGGCCCTGTTGAATCCCAATGACGACGCGGAAACCCTGTGGACGCCCGAGCGGGTGGTGGAAAAGACGGGCGTGCAACCGGGGCAGGTGGTGGACTGGCTGAGCCTGATTGGGGACAGTGTGGACAACATCCGCGGGGTGGAGGGGGTGGGGCCGAAAACGGCGGCCAAACTGTTGCAGCAATTTGGCACGATAAATGCGATATTCGAGCACTTGAACGACCTGAACAGCGATACCTTGCGCACTGCCCTGCAAGCGGCAGAGGCCGTGGTGCGCCGCAATCAACGGCTGATCCGGCTCAATGACCGGCTGCCGGGGCAGGTGGACCTGGAACGCCTGCGGCCTGGGCGGCGGGATGCGCGCCGGTTGCGTGAACTTTACGCGCAATGGGGCTTTCGTTCGCTGCTCAAAGAGCTGGGGCCGGCCATTGGCACCCAGGGTGAGTTGTTTTGA
- a CDS encoding Amuc_1100 family pilus-like protein produces the protein MSWVKRNLFFVIGAAVAGVLIILAVVNLIGKLGQDKLATDELEQQWHTLKGYYEMNPFPSQENLNAMRGDVNRLRKFMADGRPLFTPVKATLYNTPQQFKTALDNMVAQLNASAKKAGVLLPPQFYYGFQGQANQLNFSLGGMRTMSHQMAEIQKFCEILFDAKINRLESVARARAGVDDDNPAIPTAELTDEMIRTNRLGTIYPYRLTFRCFSGELAAVMEGFANSPHGFLVKAMEVEAVPLDAPGVFDPTLMPPPGSPPPPGFPPPGIRPPRTFLPPRPLPGGGGGGGNVPPGYQPGGGGRPPGGLMPPDGGGRGGGGRGGGGRGGRGAIEPGGAQDLLPLSQPPRLLAAAGFPGAFPGMTAAGGARTNRPGLVTILNEKPFRVTLYIESIVLYGAPAPRN, from the coding sequence ATGTCGTGGGTCAAACGCAATCTGTTTTTTGTCATCGGCGCGGCGGTGGCCGGGGTGCTGATCATTCTGGCGGTGGTGAATTTGATTGGCAAACTGGGCCAGGACAAATTGGCCACCGACGAACTGGAACAGCAATGGCACACCCTCAAGGGGTACTATGAGATGAACCCCTTCCCCAGTCAGGAAAACCTCAATGCCATGCGCGGCGATGTCAACCGGCTGCGGAAATTCATGGCGGACGGGCGGCCGCTGTTCACGCCGGTGAAGGCCACGTTGTACAACACTCCGCAGCAGTTCAAAACGGCGCTGGACAACATGGTGGCCCAGTTGAATGCCAGCGCCAAAAAGGCCGGCGTGCTGCTGCCGCCCCAATTTTACTATGGCTTCCAGGGACAGGCCAACCAGTTGAATTTCTCGCTGGGGGGGATGCGCACGATGTCGCATCAAATGGCCGAGATTCAAAAGTTCTGCGAAATCCTCTTTGACGCCAAGATTAACCGCCTGGAAAGCGTGGCCCGCGCCCGGGCGGGGGTGGACGATGACAACCCGGCGATTCCGACGGCGGAATTGACCGACGAGATGATTCGCACCAACCGGCTGGGCACCATTTATCCGTATCGTTTGACGTTCCGTTGTTTCAGCGGGGAGCTGGCGGCGGTGATGGAGGGCTTTGCGAATTCGCCGCATGGTTTTCTGGTCAAGGCCATGGAAGTGGAGGCGGTGCCCTTGGATGCGCCGGGCGTGTTTGATCCTACGCTGATGCCGCCACCGGGCAGTCCGCCGCCGCCGGGATTCCCGCCGCCGGGAATTCGCCCACCGCGCACCTTTTTGCCGCCGCGCCCCCTGCCGGGAGGCGGGGGCGGGGGGGGCAACGTGCCGCCGGGTTACCAGCCGGGCGGCGGCGGGCGGCCGCCGGGGGGCCTGATGCCGCCAGACGGCGGAGGTCGCGGGGGCGGTGGCCGCGGCGGTGGTGGCCGCGGCGGCCGGGGCGCCATTGAGCCGGGGGGCGCGCAGGATTTATTGCCTTTAAGCCAGCCGCCCAGGCTGCTGGCGGCCGCCGGTTTTCCGGGGGCTTTTCCGGGGATGACGGCGGCCGGCGGTGCACGGACCAACCGGCCGGGACTGGTCACGATTTTGAATGAGAAACCCTTCCGGGTGACCTTGTACATCGAATCCATAGTCCTGTATGGCGCGCCGGCGCCGCGCAACTGA
- the pilM gene encoding pilus assembly protein PilM has translation MLKVKSFLALDCGANTLKLAEFDLNDQGGLRLRQFATTNLGLQGAQESTRETATLTALQEMLGSGKFSAKHVNLCAPGFHVFSRFVKLPPVDAAKVEQIVKYEAQQNVPFPLEEVVWDYQILGTMPGGELEVLLVALKTDIAEGLHRIIESAGLRLQVVDVSPAALINAFRFNYSDLPGCTMLLDIGARTSNLLFFEKGKVFARSINIGGNMITQEFANEFRLRFEEAERLKIEKGFVSLGGAYEEPDDPQAAAISKIARQVMTRLHIQMNQTINYYKQNQGGSAPDRLLLSGGVSVMPYVAQFFAEKLNLREPGQVDYFNPLRNIAIDPGVNLEELQKVAHTMGEQVGLGLRNLAHCPVEMNLMPRSSQAMEEFNRKKPFILAALFSLALVFLAVGVLQQKIVEVKRDTIDKLTVDIQPLSSAQNNIEQEKRMLRELVEDADILKGWLEMRTYWADLLGVLRECLVATEASTRQLLKQDTGIWIEDISLGDTSSGQQTTLAMPVQGPRRRGLRSWDSIVAGQQTPVAPIHDPVTGEVLNKEAVLASMSNAVPAEVSITHLTLKIRAVDMTPVDPAGNTTVAYEFLKQLQNHPQWFDTNPAATNATAFKSTITVSSNTFQTELLVKLKRPIPF, from the coding sequence ATGCTGAAAGTAAAATCATTTCTCGCACTGGATTGCGGGGCGAATACACTCAAACTGGCTGAGTTTGATTTGAACGATCAGGGCGGCCTGCGCCTGCGCCAGTTTGCGACCACCAACCTGGGGCTGCAAGGGGCGCAGGAATCCACCCGGGAAACCGCCACCCTGACGGCGCTGCAGGAAATGCTGGGCAGCGGCAAGTTCAGCGCCAAACACGTCAATTTGTGCGCGCCGGGTTTTCATGTGTTTTCCCGCTTTGTGAAACTGCCGCCGGTGGACGCGGCCAAGGTGGAGCAGATAGTCAAGTACGAGGCGCAGCAAAACGTGCCGTTTCCGCTGGAGGAGGTGGTGTGGGACTACCAGATTCTGGGCACCATGCCGGGGGGCGAGCTGGAGGTGCTGCTGGTGGCGCTGAAGACGGACATTGCCGAGGGGTTGCACCGGATTATTGAAAGCGCCGGCCTGCGGCTGCAGGTGGTGGATGTGTCGCCGGCGGCGCTCATCAACGCCTTCCGCTTCAATTACAGTGATTTGCCCGGCTGCACCATGCTGCTGGACATCGGGGCGCGCACGAGCAACCTGTTGTTTTTCGAGAAGGGCAAGGTGTTTGCGCGCAGCATCAACATTGGCGGCAACATGATTACGCAGGAATTCGCCAATGAATTCCGGCTGCGGTTTGAGGAGGCCGAGCGCCTGAAGATTGAAAAGGGCTTTGTGAGCCTGGGCGGCGCGTACGAAGAACCGGATGACCCGCAGGCGGCGGCGATCAGCAAGATTGCCCGGCAGGTGATGACGCGCCTGCACATCCAGATGAACCAGACCATCAATTACTACAAGCAGAACCAGGGCGGCTCGGCGCCGGACCGGTTGTTGCTTTCGGGCGGGGTCTCGGTGATGCCGTATGTGGCGCAATTTTTCGCGGAAAAGCTGAATTTGCGGGAGCCGGGGCAGGTGGATTATTTCAATCCGCTGCGCAACATTGCGATAGACCCGGGGGTGAATCTGGAGGAGCTGCAGAAGGTGGCGCACACCATGGGCGAGCAGGTGGGACTGGGGCTGCGGAATCTGGCCCATTGCCCGGTGGAGATGAACCTGATGCCGCGCAGCTCGCAGGCGATGGAGGAGTTCAACCGCAAGAAACCGTTCATTCTGGCGGCGCTGTTCAGTCTGGCGCTGGTGTTTCTGGCGGTGGGGGTGTTGCAGCAGAAGATTGTGGAGGTCAAGCGCGACACCATTGACAAGCTCACCGTGGACATTCAGCCCTTAAGCTCGGCGCAGAACAACATCGAGCAGGAAAAGCGGATGCTGCGCGAGCTGGTGGAGGATGCGGACATTTTGAAAGGCTGGCTGGAGATGCGCACCTATTGGGCGGATTTGCTGGGGGTGTTGCGGGAGTGTCTGGTGGCCACCGAGGCGTCCACGCGCCAGCTTCTCAAGCAGGACACGGGCATCTGGATTGAGGACATTTCCCTGGGGGACACTTCTTCCGGACAGCAGACCACGCTGGCGATGCCTGTCCAGGGCCCGCGGCGGCGGGGGTTGCGCTCATGGGATTCGATTGTGGCCGGCCAGCAGACGCCGGTGGCGCCCATTCATGACCCTGTGACCGGAGAGGTGCTCAACAAGGAGGCGGTGCTGGCCAGCATGTCCAACGCCGTGCCGGCGGAGGTGAGCATCACGCATTTGACGTTGAAAATCCGGGCGGTGGACATGACGCCGGTGGACCCGGCGGGCAACACGACGGTGGCGTACGAATTTTTGAAGCAGTTGCAAAATCACCCCCAATGGTTTGACACCAACCCGGCCGCGACCAACGCGACCGCCTTCAAGAGCACCATCACGGTGTCCAGCAACACCTTCCAGACCGAGCTGCTGGTCAAATTGAAACGCCCGATTCCGTTCTGA